In Maridesulfovibrio sp., a single genomic region encodes these proteins:
- a CDS encoding efflux RND transporter permease subunit → MDFIKFSIEKPVSILVGVILLVLFGGLALSGLPYQLSPSVTEPEITVETTWTGATPYEIERDIIEEQEKVLKGVTGLVEMESECFNSFGRISLRFKIGTNIDDALLRVSNKLNEVKTYPSASDRPVISATGAATSPIIWMILRTLPDNKHSIDEYATFFENDVRQYLERVDGVADLFMGGGTENEMHVIISPEKLAAYNLTIAKVIDVLRSENANVSAGNLGVGRRDYRIRTTAEFHSPKDIEDVVITSSGQQRVTIADVGKVVPGFEKAETAMLHNGVPGMAVGIKPEPGANVLDVTKEVRAVVDELNSGLLARNGVYLDWVYDQAPYINGAIDLVKQNILLGGALAVVVLLIFLQSFSATIIVAIAIPISVVGSFIVFGGLGRTLNIVSMSGISFAVGMLVDNAIVVLENIDRHRGLGKPPYRAAYDGASEVWGAVLASTLTTVAVFLPVVFIEEEAGQLFKDIAIAVTCAISLSLFVSISVIPMLAKQFYSFSKREKKERHNVITVIGAKASNWIMGLLDLAIRNWFSRIVTVLILVVASALLVVSFFPKMEYLPQGNRNLILSILIPPPGLSYEERDSIGEYIAGEVKPYMEQEKDGFPTVDQLFYVSASSINLFGAIAGDEERPAALIPLFNRIMNSIPGMFGVSIQASIFESGLGKGRMVAVDFSGTDLNKMMAAAGTMFGMARQAIPGAQVRPIPSLEMLYPEVRIVPDRDRLRAAGMSSQEIGEALDVLMDGRKIGDYKEEGKKKIDLKLMASGRHISTPEDLYNSLVATPQGWAVPVSSLSHLERTYGITQIRHLERQRTVTLQITPPKTMPLEQAMDIVENQLIPKVREMGLLKEVNVRMSGAADKLTQTREAMQWNFLLAVVITYLLMAALFGNFIYPFIILLTVPLAGAGGFLGLKLENIFIAPQPLDVLTMLGFVILIGVVVNNAILIVHQSLNNVRNEGMEHREAVLEATRSRLRPIYMSATTSVFGMLPLAIAPGPGSELYRGLGAVVLGGLALSTVFTVFMIPALLMFFIKMEKIGGKEAES, encoded by the coding sequence ATGGATTTTATTAAATTCTCGATAGAAAAGCCGGTTTCGATACTGGTGGGGGTCATTCTGCTGGTCCTTTTCGGGGGACTGGCGCTGTCCGGGCTTCCCTACCAGCTTTCTCCGTCTGTAACCGAGCCGGAAATAACGGTTGAAACAACATGGACCGGCGCCACCCCGTATGAAATCGAACGAGATATCATCGAGGAGCAGGAAAAGGTTCTCAAAGGGGTCACCGGTCTTGTGGAAATGGAATCCGAATGCTTCAACAGTTTCGGCCGGATTTCACTGCGTTTCAAGATCGGGACCAACATTGACGATGCCCTGCTCAGGGTTTCCAACAAGCTCAACGAGGTCAAAACATACCCCTCGGCATCTGACCGTCCTGTTATTTCCGCAACCGGTGCGGCAACTTCTCCCATCATATGGATGATCCTGAGGACTCTGCCGGACAACAAGCACAGCATTGACGAGTACGCCACATTCTTTGAAAACGATGTGCGCCAGTATCTGGAGCGTGTTGACGGCGTAGCCGACCTTTTCATGGGCGGCGGAACCGAAAATGAAATGCACGTCATTATTTCCCCGGAAAAGCTGGCAGCGTATAATCTGACCATTGCCAAGGTCATAGATGTGCTCAGAAGCGAGAACGCCAACGTTTCCGCAGGTAACCTTGGAGTGGGGCGGCGCGATTACCGAATCCGCACAACAGCTGAATTTCACAGCCCCAAGGATATTGAGGATGTCGTTATAACCTCTTCCGGTCAGCAGCGCGTTACAATTGCCGATGTGGGTAAAGTGGTTCCGGGCTTTGAAAAGGCCGAGACCGCAATGCTGCATAACGGTGTTCCCGGCATGGCCGTTGGTATCAAGCCTGAACCGGGGGCAAACGTACTTGATGTAACCAAAGAGGTCCGCGCGGTTGTTGATGAACTGAACAGCGGACTCCTCGCCCGTAACGGTGTATATCTTGACTGGGTTTACGATCAGGCTCCCTACATCAACGGGGCCATTGATCTGGTCAAGCAGAATATCCTTCTGGGCGGCGCACTGGCGGTCGTTGTTCTGCTGATTTTCCTGCAGTCCTTTTCCGCAACAATTATTGTTGCCATTGCCATACCCATTTCTGTTGTCGGCTCGTTCATTGTCTTCGGCGGTTTGGGGCGTACTCTGAACATCGTAAGTATGTCCGGTATATCTTTTGCCGTCGGGATGCTTGTGGACAACGCAATTGTTGTTCTCGAAAATATCGACCGGCACAGAGGGCTGGGCAAGCCTCCCTACAGGGCAGCCTATGACGGGGCAAGCGAAGTGTGGGGGGCTGTTCTCGCATCAACCCTTACAACCGTGGCAGTTTTTCTGCCCGTAGTATTCATCGAGGAAGAGGCCGGACAGCTGTTCAAGGATATCGCAATTGCAGTAACCTGCGCGATTTCTCTGTCCCTGTTCGTGTCGATTTCGGTTATTCCCATGCTGGCCAAGCAGTTCTACTCCTTTTCAAAGCGTGAGAAGAAGGAACGCCACAACGTCATAACCGTAATAGGGGCCAAGGCATCGAACTGGATCATGGGATTGCTGGACCTTGCCATTCGGAACTGGTTCAGCCGTATAGTCACTGTGCTCATTCTGGTTGTTGCCTCGGCATTGCTGGTTGTTTCGTTTTTTCCGAAAATGGAATACCTGCCGCAGGGTAACCGTAACCTGATCCTCTCGATTCTTATTCCGCCGCCGGGCCTTTCCTACGAGGAACGAGATTCCATCGGGGAATATATTGCCGGTGAAGTGAAGCCTTATATGGAGCAGGAAAAAGACGGATTCCCGACAGTGGATCAGTTGTTTTATGTTTCGGCTTCCTCCATCAACCTTTTTGGTGCCATTGCCGGCGATGAAGAACGTCCTGCCGCTCTTATCCCCCTGTTCAACCGGATTATGAACTCCATTCCGGGAATGTTCGGGGTGAGCATTCAGGCGTCCATCTTCGAATCCGGTCTTGGTAAAGGCCGTATGGTCGCAGTGGATTTCAGCGGGACAGATCTCAATAAGATGATGGCCGCGGCCGGAACAATGTTCGGCATGGCCCGTCAGGCCATCCCCGGAGCGCAGGTTCGGCCTATTCCGTCCCTTGAAATGCTTTACCCGGAAGTACGTATAGTCCCGGACCGTGACCGTCTGCGCGCCGCAGGAATGTCCAGCCAGGAGATAGGGGAAGCCCTTGACGTGCTCATGGACGGCCGCAAGATAGGGGATTACAAGGAAGAAGGCAAAAAGAAGATTGATCTCAAGCTGATGGCTTCCGGCAGGCACATAAGTACTCCGGAAGATCTCTATAACTCCCTTGTGGCGACTCCGCAGGGTTGGGCCGTGCCCGTTTCCTCCCTGTCTCATCTTGAGAGGACCTACGGTATCACCCAGATACGCCACCTTGAGAGACAGAGAACAGTCACACTTCAGATCACTCCGCCCAAGACAATGCCGCTGGAACAGGCCATGGATATTGTCGAAAATCAGCTTATTCCCAAAGTCCGGGAAATGGGGCTGTTGAAGGAAGTTAACGTACGTATGTCCGGTGCTGCGGATAAGCTGACTCAGACCCGTGAAGCCATGCAGTGGAACTTCCTGCTGGCGGTGGTCATTACTTACCTGCTCATGGCGGCCCTGTTCGGCAACTTCATCTACCCGTTCATCATCCTGCTGACAGTTCCGCTGGCAGGCGCGGGTGGATTTCTGGGGCTCAAGCTTGAAAATATATTCATAGCTCCCCAGCCGCTGGACGTTCTGACCATGCTCGGTTTCGTTATTCTCATCGGGGTTGTTGTAAACAACGCCATTCTCATTGTGCACCAGTCGCTGAACAACGTGCGCAACGAAGGCATGGAACACCGCGAAGCCGTGCTTGAGGCAACCCGGTCACGTCTGCGTCCGATCTATATGTCCGCGACCACATCCGTTTTCGGTATGCTGCCGCTGGCAATAGCTCCCGGACCCGGTTCGGAACTTTATCGCGGACTCGGAGCGGTAGTGCTCGGCGGGCTGGCTCTCTCCACGGTATTTACCGTGTTCATGATCCCCGCGTTGCTTATGTTCTTCATCAAGATGGAGAAGATCGGCGGCAAAGAGGCTGAATCCTGA
- a CDS encoding anthranilate synthase component I family protein, translating to MLLNFSNPVSFDEFRQIAAYFASEHGADVLLGAEDQPGSAKSYICIGPQDELVLQFGCPANEISGQIKTFAFADSRPTIGYVSYECGMALRGVEISKKPDYPYAHLKKYAAVLMHDAVTGSLEILYGDEYFSGLSGAATEFAGRPYSAEGPDFHGDSLHFSLDGPAYMKGVSQTLEHIRNGLTYQLNLTTEFTFPAGKTDPAEWFFDLNRRYPAPYYALLRSGERVIISTSPELFLRVEDGVVTSEPIKGTLSFDKYSEELVQKLTSSPKEDAELSMIVDLVRNDISANCRCGSVKVEDHKSVFAVDNMLQMFSRVRGELEQGRDCVDLFLDAFPGGSITGCPKKSSMQLIDSLEPHSRGIYCGSIVFINDPANMVASIVIRTAVHDQKAGRFTYWAGSGIVIDSDPEAEYLETLAKAGKFLDPEMR from the coding sequence ATGCTCTTGAATTTTTCAAATCCCGTCAGCTTTGACGAGTTCCGGCAGATTGCCGCATATTTTGCTTCTGAACATGGGGCGGATGTCCTTCTTGGGGCTGAGGACCAGCCGGGCTCGGCTAAAAGCTACATCTGCATCGGGCCGCAGGATGAGCTTGTTCTGCAATTCGGCTGTCCTGCCAATGAGATCAGCGGGCAGATCAAGACCTTCGCGTTTGCGGACAGCCGCCCGACAATCGGATACGTCAGTTACGAATGCGGTATGGCTTTGCGCGGCGTGGAAATCAGCAAGAAACCAGACTATCCGTACGCGCACCTGAAGAAATACGCGGCGGTGCTGATGCATGACGCGGTCACTGGTTCTCTTGAGATTCTTTATGGGGATGAATACTTTTCCGGATTGAGTGGAGCTGCAACCGAATTCGCCGGTCGGCCGTATTCTGCCGAAGGCCCGGATTTCCACGGTGATTCATTACACTTTTCTCTGGACGGCCCGGCGTATATGAAAGGGGTTTCACAGACCCTTGAACATATTAGAAACGGGCTCACCTACCAACTTAATCTGACCACCGAATTTACATTTCCGGCAGGAAAGACTGATCCCGCAGAATGGTTTTTCGATCTGAACAGACGCTATCCCGCACCGTACTACGCCTTGCTGCGCAGCGGGGAACGGGTGATAATATCCACGTCACCGGAACTTTTTCTGCGGGTAGAAGACGGTGTAGTCACTTCCGAGCCGATCAAGGGCACCCTGAGTTTCGACAAATATTCCGAAGAGCTGGTGCAGAAGTTGACTTCATCGCCCAAGGAGGATGCGGAACTTTCCATGATCGTGGACCTTGTGCGCAACGATATTTCCGCAAACTGCAGGTGCGGATCGGTCAAGGTCGAGGATCACAAATCCGTTTTCGCAGTGGACAACATGCTGCAGATGTTCAGCCGTGTGCGCGGCGAACTGGAGCAGGGCAGGGATTGCGTGGACCTGTTTCTTGATGCCTTTCCGGGCGGCTCAATCACCGGGTGCCCGAAAAAGAGTTCCATGCAGTTGATAGATTCCCTTGAACCGCACTCGCGCGGAATCTATTGCGGCAGCATCGTGTTCATAAACGATCCTGCAAACATGGTCGCATCAATCGTCATAAGAACCGCGGTGCACGATCAGAAGGCGGGCAGGTTTACCTATTGGGCGGGGAGCGGAATCGTCATTGATTCCGACCCGGAGGCGGAGTATCTGGAAACACTGGCCAAGGCCGGAAAATTTTTGGACCCGGAGATGCGATGA
- the trpS gene encoding tryptophan--tRNA ligase, translated as MTQTNNRIVSGMRPTGRLHLGHYFGVLVNWVRIQEDHECYFFVADWHAMTSEYSDPRKISGFVPELVKDWVAAGLDPEKCVIFHQSQVKEHAELHLILSMLTPLGWLERNPTYKELRQELIQKELNTYGFLGYPVLMASDILMYRPTMVPVGQDQLPHLELAREIARRFNFLNGEYFPEPQAMLTEDAKLPGLDGRKMSKSYNNGIFLGEPIEEVRPKVMSMLTDQNRLRKSDPGNPEICNLYPYHKLLTDAEKCAEIEEGCKNASWGCVDCKKLLAEKMGEFLEPMQERRRKMDENPDIVWQILAEGTAKARAKAASNMAEIREKIGFNY; from the coding sequence ATGACACAGACAAACAATCGCATCGTTTCAGGCATGAGGCCCACCGGACGTCTGCACCTCGGTCACTATTTCGGAGTACTGGTCAACTGGGTAAGAATCCAGGAAGACCATGAATGCTATTTCTTCGTTGCCGACTGGCACGCCATGACCAGCGAATACTCCGATCCGAGAAAAATAAGCGGCTTCGTCCCGGAACTGGTCAAAGACTGGGTTGCGGCAGGACTTGATCCGGAAAAATGCGTAATCTTCCACCAGTCGCAGGTAAAGGAACATGCGGAACTGCACCTGATCCTTTCCATGCTCACCCCGCTCGGATGGCTGGAACGCAACCCCACATACAAGGAACTGCGTCAGGAACTCATCCAGAAGGAACTGAACACCTACGGCTTTCTTGGCTACCCCGTGCTCATGGCATCGGACATCCTCATGTACCGTCCGACAATGGTTCCGGTAGGACAGGACCAGCTGCCGCATCTTGAACTTGCCCGCGAAATAGCCCGCCGCTTCAATTTCCTCAACGGCGAATACTTCCCCGAACCGCAGGCCATGCTCACCGAAGACGCAAAACTTCCCGGTCTGGACGGCAGAAAAATGTCCAAGAGCTACAACAACGGCATTTTCCTCGGCGAACCCATCGAAGAAGTCCGCCCCAAAGTCATGTCCATGCTCACCGACCAAAACAGACTCAGGAAATCCGATCCGGGCAATCCTGAAATATGCAACCTCTACCCCTACCACAAGCTCCTTACCGATGCTGAAAAGTGTGCGGAGATAGAAGAAGGCTGCAAAAACGCCTCCTGGGGCTGCGTGGACTGCAAAAAACTGCTGGCCGAAAAAATGGGCGAATTCCTTGAACCCATGCAGGAACGCCGCAGAAAAATGGACGAAAACCCCGATATAGTCTGGCAGATACTTGCCGAAGGCACCGCCAAAGCACGTGCCAAAGCTGCAAGCAACATGGCCGAAATACGCGAAAAAATAGGCTTCAACTACTAA
- a CDS encoding response regulator — protein sequence MTQQTILVVDDEKHIRMLYREELEAGGYRVATSDGSEDILTVIGREKPDLVILDIKLGIDRSGLDLLQEIRQEDQSLPVILSTAYDSFKHDMKSIAADHYVVKSVDLSELKAKVKEALG from the coding sequence ATGACTCAGCAGACAATTTTAGTTGTAGACGATGAAAAACATATAAGGATGCTGTACAGGGAAGAACTTGAAGCCGGAGGTTACCGGGTTGCAACCTCAGACGGATCGGAAGATATCCTGACTGTAATCGGCAGGGAAAAACCTGATCTGGTAATTCTGGACATAAAACTCGGCATCGACCGGTCCGGGCTGGACCTGCTGCAGGAAATACGTCAGGAAGACCAGAGCCTGCCCGTAATCCTGAGCACCGCCTACGACAGCTTCAAGCATGACATGAAATCAATTGCCGCAGACCACTATGTAGTCAAGTCGGTTGATCTCAGTGAACTCAAAGCCAAGGTCAAGGAGGCACTGGGCTGA
- a CDS encoding site-2 protease family protein, which yields MFDIAGTIREISILAVPFLLAITCHEAAHGYAAYLLGDPTAKMAGRLTLNPLRHLDPLGTLALILTRMIGWAKPVPVDPRYFKNPQRDMMLVSIAGPAANMLLAIMFAVVLNVLLGLDIRGYSETTLTILEPTAIISKAGVIINLALCFFNLLPIPPLDGSKIIAGFLPRETAYKFMSFRYGFIIVIVLAMLGLLGKTISPAISFFYNLLIF from the coding sequence ATGTTCGATATAGCCGGTACAATCAGAGAAATAAGTATCCTTGCCGTTCCGTTCCTTCTGGCAATCACCTGTCACGAAGCCGCCCACGGATACGCAGCCTATCTGCTCGGCGATCCCACAGCCAAAATGGCCGGACGCCTTACACTCAATCCCCTTCGCCATCTTGATCCGCTAGGAACCCTTGCGCTGATCCTTACCCGCATGATCGGGTGGGCCAAACCGGTTCCGGTCGATCCCAGATATTTCAAGAATCCCCAACGGGACATGATGCTTGTATCCATTGCAGGCCCGGCCGCCAACATGCTGCTGGCAATAATGTTCGCGGTTGTTCTCAACGTACTTCTGGGGTTGGATATACGGGGTTATTCGGAAACCACCCTTACAATTCTTGAACCCACCGCCATTATAAGCAAAGCCGGTGTCATAATTAATCTGGCCTTGTGTTTTTTCAATCTTTTGCCTATCCCTCCTCTTGACGGCAGCAAAATAATCGCCGGATTTCTGCCCCGTGAGACAGCATATAAATTCATGTCTTTCAGGTACGGATTCATAATAGTAATTGTCCTGGCCATGCTGGGACTGCTTGGAAAAACAATTTCTCCGGCAATCAGTTTTTTCTACAACCTGCTGATTTTCTAA
- a CDS encoding aminodeoxychorismate/anthranilate synthase component II, with translation MNILLIDNNDSFTNNLKHLLAVTIGGATVDICPYAEAAGQADVCTSFGHYDLLVISPGPGTPADYPGYDRIIRCGRPVLGVCLGMQIINELCGGRTDRLAGCFHGRAEKISFNGRELAVARYHSLFCAEVGNGLSVIAATEEGVPMAVVHESLPLLGYQFHPESFLTEEPGVFIRYALEFFKSRQL, from the coding sequence ATGAACATTCTTCTCATCGACAATAACGACAGTTTCACCAACAACCTCAAACACCTGCTTGCGGTTACCATAGGCGGGGCCACCGTAGATATCTGCCCGTACGCGGAGGCTGCCGGTCAGGCTGATGTCTGCACCTCTTTCGGTCATTATGACCTGCTGGTAATTTCACCCGGTCCCGGAACCCCGGCGGACTATCCGGGATACGACAGGATTATCCGTTGCGGCAGGCCTGTGCTGGGCGTGTGTCTCGGCATGCAGATAATCAACGAGTTATGCGGCGGCAGAACTGATCGCCTTGCCGGATGTTTCCACGGCCGAGCCGAGAAAATCAGTTTCAACGGCCGAGAGCTTGCGGTTGCCCGTTACCATTCATTGTTCTGTGCCGAGGTGGGCAATGGGCTTAGTGTTATCGCCGCAACAGAAGAGGGAGTGCCCATGGCAGTGGTGCATGAGTCGCTGCCGTTGCTTGGCTATCAGTTTCATCCAGAATCTTTTTTAACGGAAGAACCCGGAGTGTTTATCCGCTATGCTCTTGAATTTTTCAAATCCCGTCAGCTTTGA
- a CDS encoding pyridoxal phosphate-dependent aminotransferase — MECISKRACEITPFLVMDILEKAQQMEREGRSIIHMEIGEPDFDTPECIKKACCAALDKGETHYTHSLGIPELRNAISKYFHETYGVEVDPGRIIVTQGTSPAMLLLFTFLLESGDNVILSDPCYACYSNFITFAGSEPNMVRTYEEDGFQFRPSEIEKAVNDRTKAILINSPSNPTGTLLSPERMKRIADMGPWIISDEIYHGLVYGEKEHTILEYTDHAFVLNGFSKLFAMTGWRLGYIIAPEKYVRPMQKLCQNFFISANTMAQWAGVAALTEAWDDVNRIKDIYDQRRRFLIKRLREIGFDIKVEPTGAFYVLVNMKHLAQKFDGSSLKLAFDMLEKAGIGVTPGIDFGPGAEGYIRLSYANSMENIAEGLNRLEKYVRENE; from the coding sequence ATGGAATGTATTTCAAAACGGGCCTGTGAGATCACCCCGTTTCTGGTCATGGATATATTGGAAAAAGCCCAGCAGATGGAACGTGAGGGCCGCAGCATAATTCACATGGAAATAGGCGAGCCGGATTTTGATACCCCCGAGTGCATAAAAAAGGCCTGCTGTGCCGCACTGGACAAGGGCGAAACCCATTACACCCACAGCCTAGGCATACCGGAACTGCGTAATGCCATCAGCAAATATTTTCACGAGACCTACGGTGTGGAAGTCGATCCCGGCAGAATCATCGTTACTCAGGGAACATCTCCGGCCATGCTGCTGCTCTTCACCTTTCTGCTTGAAAGCGGCGACAACGTCATCCTCTCGGACCCCTGCTACGCCTGCTACAGTAATTTCATAACCTTTGCCGGTTCAGAACCGAACATGGTCCGGACCTACGAGGAGGACGGCTTTCAGTTCCGCCCCAGTGAAATTGAGAAGGCCGTCAATGACCGCACCAAGGCCATTCTCATAAACTCCCCGTCCAACCCCACCGGGACCCTGCTTTCCCCCGAACGTATGAAAAGAATCGCCGACATGGGGCCATGGATCATTTCGGACGAAATCTATCACGGGCTGGTTTACGGAGAAAAGGAACACACCATTCTGGAATACACCGACCACGCATTCGTGCTGAACGGCTTCTCCAAACTGTTCGCCATGACCGGATGGCGCCTCGGCTACATAATTGCCCCGGAAAAATACGTGCGCCCCATGCAGAAGCTCTGCCAGAACTTTTTCATCTCCGCCAACACCATGGCCCAGTGGGCCGGGGTGGCGGCTCTGACCGAAGCATGGGACGATGTGAACCGCATAAAGGATATTTACGACCAGCGCCGCAGATTCCTGATCAAAAGGCTGCGCGAAATAGGCTTCGACATCAAGGTGGAACCGACCGGAGCCTTCTACGTTCTGGTCAACATGAAACATCTTGCGCAGAAATTTGACGGCAGTTCACTGAAGCTGGCCTTCGACATGCTTGAAAAGGCCGGTATCGGCGTGACCCCCGGAATAGATTTCGGGCCCGGCGCAGAAGGATACATCCGCCTTTCCTATGCGAACTCCATGGAAAATATCGCCGAGGGTTTGAACAGGCTGGAAAAATACGTTCGGGAAAATGAATAG
- a CDS encoding aminotransferase class IV, protein MIYYSKGRIEEGAACLDISQPAFRSGYGFFETICWNGHKICHLDLHIDRVRRSLAEFKVAEETVDYAEAILEVIEANSLAGVFSRINVFYPVENGRACPIITAVPFEFSADRRWKLIPSKEIFLSNLMRHKTMNRIFYLQAWQTAKDSGFDDALLTDFESNVLESSVASLLFSRAGEYYEPDTPYKLPGTARDVAAGVLEIKPTVINLDSIEKYDHVYALNSLGGMIPVTAIGKVRFKEDRVTARKLTAHILEF, encoded by the coding sequence ATGATTTATTACAGCAAGGGCAGGATTGAGGAAGGCGCGGCCTGTCTGGATATTTCACAACCCGCCTTTCGTTCGGGATACGGCTTTTTCGAAACAATCTGCTGGAACGGACATAAAATATGTCATCTGGACCTGCACATAGATCGAGTACGCCGTAGTCTGGCCGAGTTCAAGGTCGCTGAAGAGACTGTGGACTATGCGGAAGCCATTCTTGAAGTAATCGAAGCCAATTCACTTGCAGGTGTATTTTCCCGTATCAATGTCTTTTATCCGGTGGAAAACGGCAGAGCCTGCCCGATCATAACGGCAGTACCCTTTGAATTCTCTGCAGATCGCCGCTGGAAGCTCATCCCTTCAAAGGAAATATTCCTTTCCAACCTGATGCGCCACAAAACCATGAACAGAATCTTTTATCTTCAAGCATGGCAAACGGCAAAAGACAGCGGATTCGACGATGCTCTGCTAACAGATTTCGAATCCAATGTGTTGGAGTCTTCGGTGGCTTCATTGCTGTTCAGCAGGGCCGGAGAATATTATGAACCGGATACACCGTACAAACTGCCCGGAACGGCAAGGGATGTTGCTGCCGGAGTTCTTGAAATCAAGCCCACGGTAATCAATCTGGATTCAATAGAAAAATACGATCATGTCTACGCCCTGAATTCTCTTGGCGGCATGATCCCGGTTACGGCAATCGGAAAAGTCCGGTTCAAAGAAGACCGGGTAACCGCACGAAAATTGACCGCACATATTCTTGAATTTTAG
- a CDS encoding ATP-binding protein — protein sequence MKCKVCKGEAVVSLPSHNTAFCKEHFLRFFLNQVAVGIRRRKLLEPDDRVLVALSGGKDSLGLMYALAELGYNVTGLHVDLGISDSSRMARAVVEDFCSEKGYPLRVVELEREGVPMPLIKKHIRRPICSICGKFKRHYFNKVALEEGFTALATGHNLDDEVARLFANTLRWDQAYLSDQGPLLPAENGFAKKVKPLFRVSEFESANFSFLAGIPYHHLPCPYSSGASFTGHKLLWRDLELRSPGSKRAFYKGFLDRGRPAFAAIAASEKGDAVKPCTECGCPTSAGVCNVCRIKEQLRKSLEEEGK from the coding sequence ATGAAGTGCAAGGTATGCAAGGGCGAGGCGGTTGTCTCGCTGCCGAGCCATAATACGGCGTTCTGCAAGGAACATTTTTTAAGATTTTTCCTCAACCAGGTGGCTGTAGGTATCCGCAGGCGCAAGCTGCTGGAACCTGATGACCGGGTGCTGGTCGCTCTCTCCGGGGGAAAAGACTCTCTGGGGCTCATGTATGCTCTGGCGGAACTGGGCTATAATGTTACCGGTCTGCATGTGGACCTTGGTATTTCCGATTCCTCAAGGATGGCACGGGCTGTTGTGGAGGATTTCTGCAGCGAAAAGGGCTACCCCCTGCGGGTGGTCGAGCTGGAAAGGGAAGGCGTGCCCATGCCGCTTATCAAGAAGCACATCCGCCGTCCGATATGCTCCATCTGCGGTAAATTCAAGCGGCATTATTTCAACAAGGTCGCCTTGGAAGAAGGCTTCACAGCACTTGCCACCGGACACAATCTCGATGACGAGGTTGCCCGCCTTTTCGCCAATACCCTGCGTTGGGATCAGGCGTACCTGTCCGATCAGGGACCGCTGCTGCCTGCTGAAAACGGCTTTGCCAAGAAGGTCAAACCTTTGTTCCGGGTAAGCGAGTTTGAATCGGCCAACTTTTCCTTTCTGGCGGGAATTCCCTATCATCACCTGCCGTGCCCCTACAGTTCGGGAGCAAGCTTTACCGGCCATAAGCTGCTCTGGCGTGATCTGGAGCTGCGCAGTCCCGGCTCCAAAAGGGCCTTTTACAAAGGTTTTCTTGACCGCGGACGGCCTGCTTTCGCCGCCATCGCAGCCAGTGAAAAAGGTGATGCGGTCAAACCGTGCACCGAGTGCGGATGCCCCACTTCCGCCGGAGTCTGCAACGTCTGCCGGATAAAGGAGCAGTTGCGCAAGTCTCTGGAGGAAGAGGGGAAATGA